In Vicia villosa cultivar HV-30 ecotype Madison, WI unplaced genomic scaffold, Vvil1.0 ctg.002064F_1_1, whole genome shotgun sequence, the DNA window TAGAGGTAAAATGTTCCAATAATGAAAATTATAAGCCGTAGATGTAGCTGACCTAAACCACTTCCAGATACCTAGCACTATAGCGCTAATACACTCGTCAAAGTTAAAGATATAACCTCTAAACAGTATAGCGTTTCTCATCTTTCACAAGTTCCATAAAACCGCCAACCATATTATTCCAACCGTTAATCTAATTTCGTCTACCGCcttaattttataaaatgatCCATGTGTTTCCTCAGATCTACCTCCGACAAAGTAACCGCATCACCTAATCAATCCCCCTACTTTTTTCCATATCCTACTAGTGCAGGGGCAGCAATCAAAGAGATGAGTAGAATTCTCCAAAGAGTGAAAACAGAAAACGCAGCAACATTCGCGGTCTTCTTCCAAAACTCCTTAACTTCAATTGGTCTTTGGTTGGAGAATTATATAATTGTATTTAAAAAGAATTTTGTTTATGGTATTATCCACTCCTTTAAAAATTATGAAATGCACAATTATATAAAGTGAAGCTAATTTTaagaatatttataaattttctttttatatttatagATTTCTCGTTAAAATATTCAGTCCGTGTCTACAATATAATTTCGTCGGAGTATTTCAAAATTTTAAGagtttattttaaataacatataattatttttaaatttctaaGATTGTAACTTATCTACCGCAATTACAATTATATGaaatttttaaagtaaaataattaaatttatttgtacTAAATAAATAATGTTCAATAAGGATAGCTTTGTGTTTGTAGGATTGTGTGTGATTTTTAAGGTATTTTTAACAGCGATTAAGGCTAGTTCATGCAGAGTGTTTAGAAGCTCTGTATATGGTTTTTTTAGGGAAAAATTAAAGATCCCTCCTCAGCCTTAGAActgaggtatttatagaggctCACACTCGAACCCTCTCACCAAGTTCAAAGCAAACTCACCTTCAAAATCCACCAAGCTCGACCCCCTTTTGTTTGTATTTATCATCATTTCCATTTCACTTTTTAATGGAAAGAgcagtgctagcaacactctcttttcaacactatCTCAAACACTGacttttttattggttaaaaCATAAGTGAGTCCCTCAATTTGAAAATAGGTCTtacataaagtggtaggacccacacatgttttaaCCAATAAGGGAGCTAGGGAGTGTTTGAGATAGTGTTAAAAAGAGTGTGTTCTTAGTGTTTCTCTAAATGGAAATCATAAGGGATTTAGTTGACTGTGATAAGATTATATAGCCCTCGAATAGTAAAGAGTGGGCTTAAATTGTGGAACCATGGTTTGAAGGTAATCAACAAAACTCTCAATAATGTTTTTTTATGATAACAACTAAAATGAGTGTTTGATAATGAACATGTAAAGCAACTTACATAGTAACCTTTACAGCCTATAAGGATTAAATATAACAAGCGGTTAAAAATGCAAGCAGACAAGTTAGAGTTTGATGTTCATTACAAACATCCTCTGATGATGGTATCTCAACTATAATAAATCTTAAGTCTCGTCTGCAAGAAGAAGTGTCTATATAATTGGGTCACTTGACATGTCTTGAAGCTTCAAATTATGAGAGAAAGGAAGTGTAAAAGTTCGCCTTGTCGCGTCTGAGTGAACTGTGTTTTGTAAAAACACAAAGGCTTTTTCGTAAAGTTATACggctaaatcacacacacacagTAAAACTAGTTTCAAGCCTATATTTCTTAAGAAAATATCCTTAAAAATGTTCTGGCGAGTCGTGCCAGTTGAATCAGGATCtgtcaaaataattttgaaaaatattgtatTGTCCAATCGATTGGTACTCATACCCAATCGATTGGGTTAGTGCAAAACATGTCCTTAAACGTTTGTGACAACACTTAATTAAAGGCAAcgtctttttatattttctttcattttaaactttcataatcattaattttttttcttccaatcaATGGAGCAAGGTCTCAATCAATTGGCACATTTATTTTAGCAACATGGAAATTTCCTATTTTTTTGTCAATcactagcctataaatagagactctcCCCTTCACAATTTTACATCCATAAATATGAACATTCTATAtcacttttctctctctctctctctctctctctctctctatatatatatatatatatatatatatatccatccTTTTTTTTGTCAATcactagcctataaatagagactctcCCCTTCACAATTTTACATCCATAAATATGAACATTCTATctcacctctctctctctctctctctctctctctctctctctctctctctatatatatatatatatatatatatataatatttgcaACTTTCTCTTAATTAATTTAAGCTATAGCGCTTCGAGAAAGTGCTTTTGTTTAGTGATAAATTTGGTATTCTAAAAAGGGCATTGTTGTAAATTTACCAAGAAGTATTTTTATCTTTGCTAAATAATTTATCCATAAGGGAGTGTTTGTTTGGGTTCAAAGCTAAACACTTCAAAAGCCTTGGTTTGATGATTTAGGTTCTAAAATATCAATATGGTTTGGGAGTTAAGCTTGATTCAAAAGCTCACTTAGGTTCAAGATATGCTTGGTTCAAAATATCACATAGGTTTATGGTCGGCTTGGTCAAAACTTCGGTTCGATTCGTGAGTTCAACCCGATTCAAAAGCTAGCCTTGGTTCGAGATAAGTTCGTAAAATATCTCGGTTTATTTTGCGGACTAACCACTTCAAGTTGTTTTTTGGAAATAAGACTAACCACTTATCTCCGTTTTTTGTTGTTTGGTCGGAAGTTAGTCTGAAACTTCATTTTCCTTTTATAAGGTGGTTTGAGAGTTAAacctactaaaagctcttaaGCGTAACtagatactctcaagatcaaatcAAGGGGACAAAACTAAGTTTTATTGACTGATCCTGTATAAATTCCTGGtgtcttttctcttttccttaaCTTTTTTACTTTCCGCTCTTTTACTTTTCATTGCTAATTTCTACAAcatatttaaaatgtttttaaactctgaAAATAATCACAAAAGTTTTTCAAACCACATTTTTCCTGAAACCCATATTTCACCCTCCTCTTATGTGTGGATTCAAATGTTTAATAGAAATATATTTGCGTTGTAAGAAGAACATTGAGTTGGCGAACAGATCGACCAAATATATGCTTTTGGAAAAATGTGTGTTTGGGAGTAACAAGAGCACTAGTAATTTTAATCACACAAACTTTATTTCAAATCATCCATGAAAAAAAACTTATTTAGTGAGTTGATTTCTTGAGTATAAACAATTTATATGTGATATTCTTCTTAAAAGCTTGGTTTTCAACCTTTATCCCAAATCTAATTATTGTGGTTACTCAACTTTAAGGGTGAGTCTGAGTAGTAGTTGTAAGGTACATTATGGATTATAATGTTTTAgtgatgtttgatttgtttgtcaaGTGTATCCAAACAaaagagggggtgaattgtgtgggTTTGAAAAACTATTTTCAAATAAAGAATTCAATCCAGTTTTCTGTGGGGAGAAAAGGATGGAAAGAGAAAAGTTCACTGGGTGGGGTGGGAGAGGATTTGCAAATCTCACGGGGACGGAGGCCTGGGGGTGAAGAAAGTGGACACTTTCAACACATCGCTTTTGCTTAAATGGGTGTGGAGAATTTTGAAGGGTGAAAACTCGCTGTGGATGAAGCTGCTGGAAGCTAAGTACGGAAATATTCGGTGGGAAGTTATCGCTGGTCCCTCAGGCAGGATCTCGCGCTTAAACTCGGTTTGGTGGAACAATTTAATAAAACTTGAGTCTTCTCTTCCGATGACGGTGTTGGCGGACAAAGTGAGGTATGTTCTTGGGGATGGGAACTTAATCTTGTTTTGGGATTCTGTTTGGCAAGGAGATGTTTCTTTCAGAGCATCTTTCCACGATCTGTATGTTATTAGTAAGAAGAAAAAGGCGAAGGTAGGCGATATGGGAGAGTTGATTGGAAATTTTTGGGCCTGGGGTGATCTGGGTTGCGAGGTCCAGCATTCGGAAGGCGTAGTCGGGGGGCTGCTGCAGCAGCAGCTTTTTTCAATTCTTTCGATCCTTGGCCCTGTGTCGCCGGACAGGAATCGTTCTGATTCTTTGTCTTGGATTTGCGATGTGGACAGGGGTTACACTTCGAAGTCCAGTTACGATCTTTTGATCAGTAGAGGAATACCGGAATGGGAGGAGGATAACAAAGCCGACACCTTCGTGGATTTGTGGTCAATGGATATCCCCTTCACTGTTAGAGCCTTTATCTGGAGGTGTTTTCTCAACAGAGCTCCTACAAAAGATCAGCTTCTATCTCGCGGTATTTCTATCCTTAACGATGATTATAATTGCGTTTTCTATTCGGAAAATCAGGAATCCGTTTGCCATCTTTTGTTTAGTTGTTCTGTATCGACTCTGATTTGGAAAAACATGGTGGAATGGACCGGTTTGGATCTGATTTCAGACCCTTGTATCTGGAGGAATTTTCGGATTTGGGGCAACGGTGTAAGGAGATACGGCATAAGTAGGAGGAAGATGGGAATGATTTGGGCAGCGGTGGTTTGGGAAATTTGGAAGCTTCGGAACAATATCATCTTCAACGGAGGCATTTGCAACATTAACGATCTCTCGTGGAATATTAAACTATCAGCGTGGAAGTGGTTATCCATCGGTAAAATTGCGAACACCAAGTGTAATTTCTACGAGTTTAGTAGAAATCCGCTCCTTTACTTTAAGTAGATTTCACttggtttgtaattttccttCCTTTTGTTGGCCTCTTTCTCTTTTGTAAGCGGGTTTTGAGTACCCCCAGTACTCTTTTTCAATGAAttccttgcttataaaaaaaaaatcttagttTAAAACATTTTTGCAAAACAAACAGTGTAAAAGCATCAGAAATAAGAAAATGGAACtgcatcaaaaataaaaattggaaagTAAAGAGTTAAAGGAAGATACAAAAGCAACAAAGATTTATTTAGGTTTGGTCTTATGAAATGACTTACTCCTCTTAGATAGATGTTAAAAACACAGTTACTAATCAAGCCTCCGAGATTTCCAATGGTTGAGTATCATCCTTTGATAATTACTATCTTGCTCATTTAGAATTTCAACTTCATGAGTTTGAGTGTTCATTCTCTCTTGCATGAAACTTGGAGAAACTCTAAAAATCATATCTAGAGTGTCCCACACTTTGTTGGCAAACTCACAagttaaaaacataataaaatttcTTGGAACTTAaggaatttataaaaaaaaagtttacttTGAAACCAAGTTCGACTCTTCTCATATCATCTTCGGTCAAATCAAAATCAGATTATTTACTACCTCACCATTAAAGGACAAGGTTAAAGTATTccatatttcaaaatcatttgCTTTGATAAAAGTTTCAAATCCCGCTTTTCATAAGTTAAATCCATCACCATCAAATGGAGGTGTCTTCATGAAAAATCTTGTGTTAAAAATAGAAAGGTTtgtagtcatcttcttccttgtgAGACGAATAGGATTTAAACAAGAGTTTGCTTTTGATGTCACTTGTTAGTCAAGTGACTCCAAACGAAAGAGCGGGGGTGAATTGTGTGGGTTTGAAAAAACATTTTAGAATGAAAAACATTTGTGAAATCTAAGTTTAAAATGCTTTGGAAAAACCAACAGAGTAAAATTAGTGAAATAAGAAAATGAAACTGTAGTGGAAATAAATAATTGGAAAGTAAACAATTAAATGAAGACAGAAAAACACTAGAGATTTATAGAGTTTCGAT includes these proteins:
- the LOC131637673 gene encoding uncharacterized protein LOC131637673, which produces MTVLADKVRYVLGDGNLILFWDSVWQGDVSFRASFHDLYVISKKKKAKVGDMGELIGNFWAWGDLGCEVQHSEGVVGGLLQQQLFSILSILGPVSPDRNRSDSLSWICDVDRGYTSKSSYDLLISRGIPEWEEDNKADTFVDLWSMDIPFTVRAFIWRCFLNRAPTKDQLLSRGISILNDDYNCVFYSENQESVCHLLFSCSVSTLIWKNMVEWTGLDLISDPCIWRNFRIWGNGVRRYGISRRKMGMIWAAVVWEIWKLRNNIIFNGGICNINDLSWNIKLSAWKWLSIGKIANTKCNFYEFSRNPLLYFK